The Thermoleophilum album genome contains a region encoding:
- a CDS encoding alpha-hydroxy acid oxidase: MSGQMGSEERDGRRQRASTPQQPPLPATLAEFAELARERLDPGTFGYYAGGAGAEITLRDNEAAWARLRLRPRMLVDVSRRDTSTTFLGQRLAHPICVAPTAFHRLAHPDGEKATAAGAARAQAPLCLSTLATARPSEIAEAAPEATRWFQVYVFRDRGVTRALCEEAAASGFSALFLTVDVPYFGRRERDLRTGFALPALEVPSLAAAVGESDARLDMRAIGELLDASLTWRDLEELVGTSDLPVVVKGVLTAEDARRAIASGAAAVVVSNHGGRQLDGVRAAADALPEVVEEVGEEVDVLVDGGIRRGTDVLKALALGARAVLVGRPVLWGLAVAGAAGVERVLRLLIDEFDLSLALCGVPRACDLGTSVLERSLHGPSAVGRESGTF; encoded by the coding sequence GTGAGCGGACAAATGGGAAGCGAGGAGCGAGACGGGCGCCGCCAACGAGCGTCGACGCCGCAGCAGCCGCCGCTGCCGGCGACGCTCGCGGAGTTCGCGGAGCTCGCGCGGGAACGTCTTGACCCCGGCACCTTCGGCTACTACGCGGGCGGTGCGGGCGCTGAGATCACGCTGCGCGACAACGAGGCGGCGTGGGCACGCCTGCGTTTGCGGCCACGGATGCTCGTCGACGTCTCGCGGCGTGATACGTCCACGACTTTCCTCGGCCAGCGTCTCGCACACCCGATCTGCGTGGCGCCGACGGCGTTCCACCGTCTCGCTCATCCCGATGGTGAGAAGGCGACGGCGGCGGGTGCGGCCCGTGCGCAGGCCCCCCTTTGCCTGTCGACGCTCGCGACGGCGCGGCCAAGCGAGATAGCTGAGGCCGCACCGGAGGCGACGCGGTGGTTCCAGGTCTACGTGTTCCGGGATCGCGGCGTCACCCGCGCGCTCTGCGAGGAGGCTGCAGCAAGCGGCTTCAGTGCTCTCTTCCTGACCGTCGACGTGCCCTACTTCGGTCGGCGCGAGCGCGATCTGCGCACCGGCTTCGCGCTGCCGGCACTGGAGGTGCCGAGCCTGGCGGCGGCCGTTGGCGAGTCCGATGCGCGCCTCGACATGCGCGCGATCGGCGAGCTTCTTGACGCTTCGCTAACGTGGCGCGACCTCGAGGAGCTGGTCGGCACCAGCGACCTGCCGGTGGTGGTCAAGGGAGTGCTGACGGCGGAAGACGCGCGGCGCGCGATCGCTAGCGGCGCAGCGGCGGTGGTCGTCTCGAACCACGGGGGTCGTCAGCTCGATGGTGTTCGCGCGGCCGCCGACGCGCTCCCGGAGGTCGTCGAAGAGGTCGGCGAGGAGGTCGACGTCTTGGTCGACGGCGGCATCCGTCGCGGTACCGACGTGCTCAAGGCATTGGCGCTCGGCGCGCGGGCGGTGCTGGTGGGACGGCCGGTGCTCTGGGGGCTAGCGGTTGCTGGCGCGGCTGGGGTCGAACGGGTGTTGCGGCTGTTGATCGACGAGTTCGATCTGTCGTTGGCACTCTGTGGGGTTCCCCGGGCTTGCGATCTCGGAACGAGCGTGCTCGAGCGGTCGTTGCACGGCCCTAGCGCGGTGGGTAGGGAGTCTGGTACGTTCTGA